One region of Ictalurus punctatus breed USDA103 chromosome 6, Coco_2.0, whole genome shotgun sequence genomic DNA includes:
- the rnf17 gene encoding RING finger protein 17 isoform X1 gives MDAAVACNNCGLPYTVSEGEVVGRLPHVLFCGHIFCAECLCSLECPQDSNSVPSVSCPECMMRTEIGEEGVNGLQVDSRIIGLIYTAKMNSKKRKNARVLHGGVSQTGCRLRSPAAKSSTLKNLAEEDPGVVKILNEALCKASENLNTLDSLHKTLVTGIQSQLKKERNRIIKEIDVSIEKAMIILQRRRSALVSELSCLEKLFSTGREECQKMQARRRELRAAIQKARYVCQVPLLETYCHLDEILETLQSPVDTESYDMSCLTLRSGLGCILNVDHVKDCLEITDGNVKLVCEEVTIPAATVHLKRPARSGRTGERKGGRDSHRVPISSHSASPKQICTPSPNVVIEEIIEETIAHEERVVMRQEPKHTVRQRVQRKNHRALLDRIAVSQSGALQEWVAVTHIINPTHFYVRYVMERKAGGLLTKEINSICSGKHSLFTINDQIKTGTLVFVKWKDIWYRAVVSELIQKGCLERVTQCSANDVARLEVFFLDYGFSKELAISGDDLVGLNECVRRADSSAQTDLHRWPPQAVRCSLKDIIPSNLVNGWSREASEEMKRVIGSSVLEMQVLGEERDTLLVDLKKVSMNTSLSLREHLVFMELARFYSPQVSSAGSTTLLFYPPVYPKLNMELNAVVSHVNTPSDFYIQLVDNMEFLLLNTKLQNCYGFPGAESDLQIYSPVLSQACVALYDNKDWCRAQVTGFPGGRMVEVQYVDFGNRETLSVKDLRQIKDEFFSLPAMALWCSLDSVLSVGETWSEESIDVFRKLTEQKLVTVVAKELVPVSKAMPVCLFEVSEHTTECLSSIGEILVTKGLASLSKQVPPKKPLPPENTVWDPPLMEEGPSPSEPMLPAVDPSPLLSTLTLPTCLKDLKVRVTHVTSPGNIYVQLLQYDTQLKRIHDLLKKEYSKSEPQEVVWKAEMSCAANVNGIWERGKVCSVSSVNVAEVLRCDFGNNVKINLSNLRPLLPELDGSFLLECCLSDIRPAGGCSSWTATACDFISYYLTGAMAIMTIKEPSSVRPVPISLFCSNRAGRHVSISDFLITEGLALRERSVKPAPESGSDLSDDLGCALGETLNLEETACEESTKLSAPSLTPPKPAPRITPPPERVRTQAYLPPELPPCGDTLVSVPAVSDDGVIHIMTLQAVCEFERLQQQLQQHIKTLPRHKHYNWKNVLGCAVMGSDMLWYRGQVQEVIGGYVKVRYVDQGIVENIPVCHVYPMVLCENVPQLCVPCQINGVLPVGGTWQWDAVALMKELLIGRTVSVHVIELPEDPRGLVTMEIILDGMPLSKIMMHHQHVTFSPSIGSPEDYVVKPPLPDLDDWDLSSEGLEEPQTILGVYTDFKLPDKGKSCWVKIKHVCTPNEVFLSVLDTPVCEHEQESLDEALSRVNSDIDSLPMLTDFPIEGPCLAEYSDGKYYRAKLLGFSKLNPSIQLLVRHVDFGSDDILPLCKLRCLPETLLHFPCEAACVRLAGFKPPHLCQEPERIPYRPEWSMKAMLEMIDLLHGKLRCVVTAVEPQPTVLLYNADGTLVHTPLVKKGLADE, from the exons ATGGACGCTGCAGTGGCATGTAACAATTGTGGCTTGCCGTACACGGTGTCtg AGGGTGAGGTTGTGGGGAGGCTGCCCCATGTGCTCTTCTGTGGCCACATCTTCTGTGCGGAGTGTCTCTGCTCTCTGGAGTGTCCTCAGGACTCCAACTCTGTCCCCTCAGTCAGCTGTCCCGAGTGTATG ATGAGAACTGAAATTGGTGAGGAAGGGGTTAATGGATTGCAAGTGGACAGCAGGATAATTGGCCTTATCTACACAGCCAAGATGAACTCCAAGAAGAG aaaaaatgcaaGGGTTCTCCATGGGGGAGTCAGTCAGACAGGTTGCAGATTGAGGAGTCCAGCAGCAAAGTCGTCTACCCTCAAGAATCTTGCCGAAGAG GATCCAGGTGTGGTGAAGATTCTAAATGAAGCCCTCTGTAAAGCATCAGAAAACCTGAATACCCTGGATAGTCTACACAAG ACTCTGGTTACAGGCATACAGTCTCAGCTGAAGAAAGAGAGGAATCGAATCATAAAGGAAATTGATGTCTCCATTGAAAAGGCAATGATCATACTACAAAGAAG ACGTAGTGCACTGGTGTCTGAACTGAGCTGTCTAGAGAAGCTCTTCTCAACTGGGAGGGAGGAGTGTCAGAAAATGCAGGCGAGACGGCGAGAGCTGCGCGCAGCCATCCAGAAAGCACGATATGTTTGCCAGGTCCCGTTGCTGGAGACTTACTGCCATCTGGACGAG ATTCTGGAGACTCTGCAGAGTCCTGTGGACACTGAATCGTATGATATGAGCTGCCTCACTCTGCGTTCAGGTCTTGG GTGCATTCTCAATGTGGATCATGTGAAAGACTGCCTGGAGATCACAGATGGCAATGTTAAGCT tgtgtgtgaggaggtgacCATCCCGGCTGCTACAGTGCATCTCAAGCGGCCAGCGAGGAGTGGACGTACAGGGGAAAGGAAAGGAGGCAGAGACAGCCATCGAGTACCCATCTCTTCTCACTCAGCATCCCCAAAACAAATCTGTACTCCAAGCCCTAATGTTGTTATAGAGGAAATCATTGAGGAAACAATTGCTCATGAGGAGAGAGTTGTAATGC GCCAGGAGCCCAAGCATACAGTGAGACAAAGGGTACAGAGGAAGAATCACAGGGCATTGCTGGACAGGATTGCTGTCTCTCAAAGTGGTG CATTGCAGGAGTGGGTTGCAGTGACCCACATAATCAACCCAACACATTTTTATGTGCGCTATGTGATGGAGCGAAAGGCAGGAGGCTTGCTGACCAAAGAGATTAACAGCATCTGCTCTGGAAAACACAGCCTCTTCACTATAAATGACCAAATCAAGACTG GGACACTGGTGTTTGTAAAATGGAAGGACATCTGGTATAGAGCAGTGGTGTCTGAGCTGATTCAGAAAGGCTGTCTGGAGCGTGTGACGCAGTGCTCTGCAAATGATGTTGCACGCCTGGAAGTGTTCTTCCTTGATTACGGCTTCTCTAAGGAACTCGCCATCTCAGG TGATGATCTCGTTGggttgaatgaatgtgtgcggaGAGCTGATTCTTCTGCCCAGACAGACCTGCATCGGTGGCCACCTCAGGCCGTTAGGTGTTCCCTTAAAGACATCATTCCCTCTAACCTG GTAAACGGTTGGAGCAGGGAAGCATCTGAAGAGATGAAGCGTGTGATTGGATCAAGTGTGTTGGAGATGCAGGTGCTCGGTGAAGAGAGAGACACTCTTCTGGTGGATCTGAAGAAAGTCTCGATGAACACTTCACTTTCCCTGAGAGAACACCTTGTGTTCATGGAGCTTGCCAG GTTCTATTCCCCCCAGGTGAGCTCTGCAGGCAGTACGACACTGCTGTTTTACCCACCTGTGTATCCCAAATTGAACATGGAGCTGAATGCTGTTGTCTCCCACGTAAACACGCCATCAGACTTCTACATACAGCTA GTGGACAATATGGAGTTCCTGCTACTAAACACAAAACTGCAGAACTGTTATGGTTTTCCTGGAGCTGAAAGTGATCTTCAGATCTACTCACCTGTTCTGTCCCAGGCCTGTGTTGCCCTCTATGACAACAAGGATTGGTGCAGGGCTCAAgtcacag GTTTCCCCGGTGGACGGATGGTGGAAGTCCAGTATGTAGATTTTGGCAACAGGGAAACTCTGTCTGTTAAAGACCTCAGACAGATAAAGGATGAGTTTTTTTCACTGCCAGCCATG GCGCTGTGGTGTTCTCTGGATAGTGTTTTGAGTGTTGGAGAAACTTGGAGTGAGGAGAGCATCGACGTGTTCCGTAAACTGACAGAACAGAAATTGGTCACTGTAGTTGCGAAAG aACTTGTGCCCGTTTCCAAGGCTATGCCTGTATGTCTGTTTGAAGTCAGCGAGCATACTACTGAGTGTCTGTCCAGCATCGGAGAAATCTTAGTCACAAAAGGGCTGGCCTCTCTAAGCAAACA AGTCCCACCTAAGAAACCTCTCCCACCTGAGAATACAGTTTGGGATCCCCCATTGATGGAAGAGGGCCCATCTCCGAGTGAGCCAATGCTTCCTGCCGTTGACCCTTCACCACTCTTGTCCACTTTGACCCTGCCAACTTGCCTGAAAGATTTGAAAGTGAGGGTTACCCATGTGACCTCCCCTGGAAATATCTATGTGCAGCTGCTACAGTATGACACTCAGCTAAAGAG GATCCATGACTTGCTGAAAAAAGAGTATTCCAAGTCTGAACCACAAGAGGTTGTCTGGAAAGCAGAGATGTCTTGCGCTGCTAATGTTAATGGTATTTGGGAGAGAGGAAAGGTGTGCAGTGTGTCTTCCGTCAATGTTGCAGAG gTGCTGCGCTGTGACTTTGGTAATAACGTGAAGATCAACTTGAGTAACCTGAGACCTCTTCTGCCAGAGTTGGATGGCTCCTTTCTGCTGGAGTGTTGCCTCAGTGACATTAG GCCAGCTGGTGGTTGCTCCAGCTGGACGGCTACAGCGTGTGACTTTATTTCCTACTACCTCACCGGTGCTATGGCTATAATGACCATTAAG GAACCTTCCTCTGTTAGACCAGTGCCTATCTCTTTGTTCTGCTCCAACAGAGCAGGCCGGCACGTCAGCATATCAGATTTCCTCATCACTGAGGGTCTCGCtctgagagagaggagtgtcaA ACCTGCACCCGAGTCAGGATCTGACTTGTCTGACGACCTGGGTTGTGCATTAGGTGAGACTTTGAACCTGGAAGAGACTGCGTGTGAAGAGAGTACTAAATTGTCAGCTCCCTCTCTTACACCTCCCAAACCTGCCCCACGCATCACTCCTCCTCCAGAAAGAGTGAGGACCCAGGCATACCTACCCCCTGAGTTGCCTCCCTGCGGCGACACACTCGTGAGCGTCCCTGCTGTCTCTGATGACGGAGTCATCCACATTATGACACTGCAGGCCG tgtgtGAATTTGAGCGCTTGCAGCAGCAGCTGCAACAGCACATTAAGACTTTGCCCAGGCATAAGCACTATAACTGGAAGAATGTATTGGGATGTGCCGTCATGGGCTCTGACATGCTGTGGTACCGTGGACAAGTCCAGGAGGTGATTGGAGGCTATGTGAAG GTACGATATGTGGATCAGGGGATTGTGGAGAATATTCCAGTGTGCCACGTGTATCCGATGGTGCTCTGTGAGAATGTTCCTCAGCTTTGTGTGCCTTGCCAGATAAATGGGGTACTTCCG GTGGGGGGGACATGGCAGTGGGACGCAGTGGCTCTTATGAAGGAGTTGCTCATTGGCCGTACGGTCAGCGTTCATGTTATC GAGCTGCCAGAGGATCCGCGAGGTTTGGTTACCATGGAGATAATtctggatgggatgccactAAGCAAAATCATGATGCACCACCAGCACGTCACGTTCAGCCCGTCTATCGGCAGCCCCGAG GATTATGTGGTGAAACCTCCACTGCCTGATTTGGATGACTGGGACTTGAGCTCTGAG GGCTTGGAGGAACCCCAGACCATCTTGGGGGTGTACACGGACTTCAAACTTCCAGACAAAGGGAAGTCCTGCTGGGTCAAAATTAAGCATGTTTGCACCCCTAACGAG gtttttttgagtgtgttggATACACCAGTTTGTGAACATGAACAGGAGTCTTTAGACGAAGCCCTGAGCCGAGTGAACAGTGACATTGATTCTTTGCCCATGCTGACAGACTTCCCTATTG AGGGTCCTTGTCTAGCTGAGTACAGTGATGGTAAATATTACCGTGCTAAGCTTTTAGGCTTTTCTAAGCTCAACCCCAGCATCCAGCTTCTTGTGAGACACGTAGACTTTGGCTCAGATGACATTTTGCCACTATGCAA ATTACGTTGTCTTCCCGAGACACTGCTCCATTTCCCGTGTGAGGCGGCCTGCGTTCGTCTGGCAGGGTTCAAGCCCCCGCATCTGTGTCAAGAGCCAGAACGCATTCCCTACAGGCCGGAGTGGAGCATGAAGGCCATGCTGGAGATGATCGACCTGCTGCATGGAAAACTGCGCTGTGTGGTGACG GCTGTAGAGCCACAGCCAACTGTGCTGCTGTACAACGCCGATGGAACTTTGGTCCATACTCCTCTAGTGAAGAAAGGCCTAGCTGATGAGTGA
- the rnf17 gene encoding RING finger protein 17 isoform X3 gives MDAAVACNNCGLPYTVSEGEVVGRLPHVLFCGHIFCAECLCSLECPQDSNSVPSVSCPECMMRTEIGEEGVNGLQVDSRIIGLIYTAKMNSKKRKNARVLHGGVSQTGCRLRSPAAKSSTLKNLAEEDPGVVKILNEALCKASENLNTLDSLHKTLVTGIQSQLKKERNRIIKEIDVSIEKAMIILQRRRSALVSELSCLEKLFSTGREECQKMQARRRELRAAIQKARYVCQVPLLETYCHLDEILETLQSPVDTESYDMSCLTLRSGLGCILNVDHVKDCLEITDGNVKLVCEEVTIPAATVHLKRPARSGRTGERKGGRDSHRVPISSHSASPKQICTPSPNVVIEEIIEETIAHEERVVMRQEPKHTVRQRVQRKNHRALLDRIAVSQSGALQEWVAVTHIINPTHFYVRYVMERKAGGLLTKEINSICSGKHSLFTINDQIKTGTLVFVKWKDIWYRAVVSELIQKGCLERVTQCSANDVARLEVFFLDYGFSKELAISGDDLVGLNECVRRADSSAQTDLHRWPPQAVRCSLKDIIPSNLVNGWSREASEEMKRVIGSSVLEMQVLGEERDTLLVDLKKVSMNTSLSLREHLVFMELARFYSPQVSSAGSTTLLFYPPVYPKLNMELNAVVSHVNTPSDFYIQLVDNMEFLLLNTKLQNCYGFPGAESDLQIYSPVLSQACVALYDNKDWCRAQVTGFPGGRMVEVQYVDFGNRETLSVKDLRQIKDEFFSLPAMALWCSLDSVLSVGETWSEESIDVFRKLTEQKLVTVVAKELVPVSKAMPVCLFEVSEHTTECLSSIGEILVTKGLASLSKQVPPKKPLPPENTVWDPPLMEEGPSPSEPMLPAVDPSPLLSTLTLPTCLKDLKVRVTHVTSPGNIYVQLLQYDTQLKRIHDLLKKEYSKSEPQEVVWKAEMSCAANVNGIWERGKVCSVSSVNVAEVLRCDFGNNVKINLSNLRPLLPELDGSFLLECCLSDIRPAGGCSSWTATACDFISYYLTGAMAIMTIKEPSSVRPVPISLFCSNRAGRHVSISDFLITEGLALRERSVKPAPESGSDLSDDLGCALGETLNLEETACEESTKLSAPSLTPPKPAPRITPPPERVRTQAYLPPELPPCGDTLVSVPAVSDDGVIHIMTLQAVCEFERLQQQLQQHIKTLPRHKHYNWKNVLGCAVMGSDMLWYRGQVQEVIGGYVKVRYVDQGIVENIPVCHVYPMVLCENVPQLCVPCQINGVLPELPEDPRGLVTMEIILDGMPLSKIMMHHQHVTFSPSIGSPEDYVVKPPLPDLDDWDLSSEGLEEPQTILGVYTDFKLPDKGKSCWVKIKHVCTPNEVFLSVLDTPVCEHEQESLDEALSRVNSDIDSLPMLTDFPIEGPCLAEYSDGKYYRAKLLGFSKLNPSIQLLVRHVDFGSDDILPLCKLRCLPETLLHFPCEAACVRLAGFKPPHLCQEPERIPYRPEWSMKAMLEMIDLLHGKLRCVVTAVEPQPTVLLYNADGTLVHTPLVKKGLADE, from the exons ATGGACGCTGCAGTGGCATGTAACAATTGTGGCTTGCCGTACACGGTGTCtg AGGGTGAGGTTGTGGGGAGGCTGCCCCATGTGCTCTTCTGTGGCCACATCTTCTGTGCGGAGTGTCTCTGCTCTCTGGAGTGTCCTCAGGACTCCAACTCTGTCCCCTCAGTCAGCTGTCCCGAGTGTATG ATGAGAACTGAAATTGGTGAGGAAGGGGTTAATGGATTGCAAGTGGACAGCAGGATAATTGGCCTTATCTACACAGCCAAGATGAACTCCAAGAAGAG aaaaaatgcaaGGGTTCTCCATGGGGGAGTCAGTCAGACAGGTTGCAGATTGAGGAGTCCAGCAGCAAAGTCGTCTACCCTCAAGAATCTTGCCGAAGAG GATCCAGGTGTGGTGAAGATTCTAAATGAAGCCCTCTGTAAAGCATCAGAAAACCTGAATACCCTGGATAGTCTACACAAG ACTCTGGTTACAGGCATACAGTCTCAGCTGAAGAAAGAGAGGAATCGAATCATAAAGGAAATTGATGTCTCCATTGAAAAGGCAATGATCATACTACAAAGAAG ACGTAGTGCACTGGTGTCTGAACTGAGCTGTCTAGAGAAGCTCTTCTCAACTGGGAGGGAGGAGTGTCAGAAAATGCAGGCGAGACGGCGAGAGCTGCGCGCAGCCATCCAGAAAGCACGATATGTTTGCCAGGTCCCGTTGCTGGAGACTTACTGCCATCTGGACGAG ATTCTGGAGACTCTGCAGAGTCCTGTGGACACTGAATCGTATGATATGAGCTGCCTCACTCTGCGTTCAGGTCTTGG GTGCATTCTCAATGTGGATCATGTGAAAGACTGCCTGGAGATCACAGATGGCAATGTTAAGCT tgtgtgtgaggaggtgacCATCCCGGCTGCTACAGTGCATCTCAAGCGGCCAGCGAGGAGTGGACGTACAGGGGAAAGGAAAGGAGGCAGAGACAGCCATCGAGTACCCATCTCTTCTCACTCAGCATCCCCAAAACAAATCTGTACTCCAAGCCCTAATGTTGTTATAGAGGAAATCATTGAGGAAACAATTGCTCATGAGGAGAGAGTTGTAATGC GCCAGGAGCCCAAGCATACAGTGAGACAAAGGGTACAGAGGAAGAATCACAGGGCATTGCTGGACAGGATTGCTGTCTCTCAAAGTGGTG CATTGCAGGAGTGGGTTGCAGTGACCCACATAATCAACCCAACACATTTTTATGTGCGCTATGTGATGGAGCGAAAGGCAGGAGGCTTGCTGACCAAAGAGATTAACAGCATCTGCTCTGGAAAACACAGCCTCTTCACTATAAATGACCAAATCAAGACTG GGACACTGGTGTTTGTAAAATGGAAGGACATCTGGTATAGAGCAGTGGTGTCTGAGCTGATTCAGAAAGGCTGTCTGGAGCGTGTGACGCAGTGCTCTGCAAATGATGTTGCACGCCTGGAAGTGTTCTTCCTTGATTACGGCTTCTCTAAGGAACTCGCCATCTCAGG TGATGATCTCGTTGggttgaatgaatgtgtgcggaGAGCTGATTCTTCTGCCCAGACAGACCTGCATCGGTGGCCACCTCAGGCCGTTAGGTGTTCCCTTAAAGACATCATTCCCTCTAACCTG GTAAACGGTTGGAGCAGGGAAGCATCTGAAGAGATGAAGCGTGTGATTGGATCAAGTGTGTTGGAGATGCAGGTGCTCGGTGAAGAGAGAGACACTCTTCTGGTGGATCTGAAGAAAGTCTCGATGAACACTTCACTTTCCCTGAGAGAACACCTTGTGTTCATGGAGCTTGCCAG GTTCTATTCCCCCCAGGTGAGCTCTGCAGGCAGTACGACACTGCTGTTTTACCCACCTGTGTATCCCAAATTGAACATGGAGCTGAATGCTGTTGTCTCCCACGTAAACACGCCATCAGACTTCTACATACAGCTA GTGGACAATATGGAGTTCCTGCTACTAAACACAAAACTGCAGAACTGTTATGGTTTTCCTGGAGCTGAAAGTGATCTTCAGATCTACTCACCTGTTCTGTCCCAGGCCTGTGTTGCCCTCTATGACAACAAGGATTGGTGCAGGGCTCAAgtcacag GTTTCCCCGGTGGACGGATGGTGGAAGTCCAGTATGTAGATTTTGGCAACAGGGAAACTCTGTCTGTTAAAGACCTCAGACAGATAAAGGATGAGTTTTTTTCACTGCCAGCCATG GCGCTGTGGTGTTCTCTGGATAGTGTTTTGAGTGTTGGAGAAACTTGGAGTGAGGAGAGCATCGACGTGTTCCGTAAACTGACAGAACAGAAATTGGTCACTGTAGTTGCGAAAG aACTTGTGCCCGTTTCCAAGGCTATGCCTGTATGTCTGTTTGAAGTCAGCGAGCATACTACTGAGTGTCTGTCCAGCATCGGAGAAATCTTAGTCACAAAAGGGCTGGCCTCTCTAAGCAAACA AGTCCCACCTAAGAAACCTCTCCCACCTGAGAATACAGTTTGGGATCCCCCATTGATGGAAGAGGGCCCATCTCCGAGTGAGCCAATGCTTCCTGCCGTTGACCCTTCACCACTCTTGTCCACTTTGACCCTGCCAACTTGCCTGAAAGATTTGAAAGTGAGGGTTACCCATGTGACCTCCCCTGGAAATATCTATGTGCAGCTGCTACAGTATGACACTCAGCTAAAGAG GATCCATGACTTGCTGAAAAAAGAGTATTCCAAGTCTGAACCACAAGAGGTTGTCTGGAAAGCAGAGATGTCTTGCGCTGCTAATGTTAATGGTATTTGGGAGAGAGGAAAGGTGTGCAGTGTGTCTTCCGTCAATGTTGCAGAG gTGCTGCGCTGTGACTTTGGTAATAACGTGAAGATCAACTTGAGTAACCTGAGACCTCTTCTGCCAGAGTTGGATGGCTCCTTTCTGCTGGAGTGTTGCCTCAGTGACATTAG GCCAGCTGGTGGTTGCTCCAGCTGGACGGCTACAGCGTGTGACTTTATTTCCTACTACCTCACCGGTGCTATGGCTATAATGACCATTAAG GAACCTTCCTCTGTTAGACCAGTGCCTATCTCTTTGTTCTGCTCCAACAGAGCAGGCCGGCACGTCAGCATATCAGATTTCCTCATCACTGAGGGTCTCGCtctgagagagaggagtgtcaA ACCTGCACCCGAGTCAGGATCTGACTTGTCTGACGACCTGGGTTGTGCATTAGGTGAGACTTTGAACCTGGAAGAGACTGCGTGTGAAGAGAGTACTAAATTGTCAGCTCCCTCTCTTACACCTCCCAAACCTGCCCCACGCATCACTCCTCCTCCAGAAAGAGTGAGGACCCAGGCATACCTACCCCCTGAGTTGCCTCCCTGCGGCGACACACTCGTGAGCGTCCCTGCTGTCTCTGATGACGGAGTCATCCACATTATGACACTGCAGGCCG tgtgtGAATTTGAGCGCTTGCAGCAGCAGCTGCAACAGCACATTAAGACTTTGCCCAGGCATAAGCACTATAACTGGAAGAATGTATTGGGATGTGCCGTCATGGGCTCTGACATGCTGTGGTACCGTGGACAAGTCCAGGAGGTGATTGGAGGCTATGTGAAG GTACGATATGTGGATCAGGGGATTGTGGAGAATATTCCAGTGTGCCACGTGTATCCGATGGTGCTCTGTGAGAATGTTCCTCAGCTTTGTGTGCCTTGCCAGATAAATGGGGTACTTCCG GAGCTGCCAGAGGATCCGCGAGGTTTGGTTACCATGGAGATAATtctggatgggatgccactAAGCAAAATCATGATGCACCACCAGCACGTCACGTTCAGCCCGTCTATCGGCAGCCCCGAG GATTATGTGGTGAAACCTCCACTGCCTGATTTGGATGACTGGGACTTGAGCTCTGAG GGCTTGGAGGAACCCCAGACCATCTTGGGGGTGTACACGGACTTCAAACTTCCAGACAAAGGGAAGTCCTGCTGGGTCAAAATTAAGCATGTTTGCACCCCTAACGAG gtttttttgagtgtgttggATACACCAGTTTGTGAACATGAACAGGAGTCTTTAGACGAAGCCCTGAGCCGAGTGAACAGTGACATTGATTCTTTGCCCATGCTGACAGACTTCCCTATTG AGGGTCCTTGTCTAGCTGAGTACAGTGATGGTAAATATTACCGTGCTAAGCTTTTAGGCTTTTCTAAGCTCAACCCCAGCATCCAGCTTCTTGTGAGACACGTAGACTTTGGCTCAGATGACATTTTGCCACTATGCAA ATTACGTTGTCTTCCCGAGACACTGCTCCATTTCCCGTGTGAGGCGGCCTGCGTTCGTCTGGCAGGGTTCAAGCCCCCGCATCTGTGTCAAGAGCCAGAACGCATTCCCTACAGGCCGGAGTGGAGCATGAAGGCCATGCTGGAGATGATCGACCTGCTGCATGGAAAACTGCGCTGTGTGGTGACG GCTGTAGAGCCACAGCCAACTGTGCTGCTGTACAACGCCGATGGAACTTTGGTCCATACTCCTCTAGTGAAGAAAGGCCTAGCTGATGAGTGA